A stretch of the Dyella telluris genome encodes the following:
- a CDS encoding valine--tRNA ligase, producing MDKSFEPGQIESKWYTAWEASGDFKPSGHGDPYCILLPPPNVTGTLHMGHAFQQTVMDMLIRYQRMRGMNTLWQVGTDHAGIATQKIVENQLAVENKTRHDLGRDAFIERVWQWKEESGSTITNQMRRLGVAADWSRERFTMDPGLSEAVRKVFVEWYRAGLIYRGNRLVNWDPALGTAVSDLEVNNVERDGHMWSIRYFTADGTDSVVVATTRPETMLGDVAVAVHPEDERHARLIGQMLRLPLSGREIPVIADDYVDREFGTGFVKITPAHDFNDYAIGARHGLTPINIFTLDAKVNENAPEKYRGMDRYEARKAVLADLEAEGLLVETKPHKLQVPVSQRSDAVIEPMLTDQWFLDLTSEKGRKEITEPALEAVRGGEIKFVPENWSTTYTQWLDNIQDWCISRQLWWGHRIPAFYDEAGNIFVGEDEADARAHATTPPVGALRQDEDVLDTWFSSALWPFSTLGWPMDGPVKDEHGNVVANWETDNVFLPSAVLVTGFDIIFFWVARMVMATKYFTGRVPFKHVYINAIVRDAEGQKMSKSKGNTLDPLDLIDGIELEPLVAKSTRSLLIPQVREKVEKRIRKDYPAGIPAIGTDALRFTFAALASYSRTINFDIKRAEGYKAFCNKLWNAARFVLMNLPEGELAAPANGPVTEAERWILTRLKQTLNDVEQHFASYRFDLLAQELYEFTWNEFCDWFLELSKPALNGDDAAAAASTRHTLVVVLETILRALHPIVPFISEEIWHSVAPKLGLDAKFLLERPWPKADEIVADETATAEIEWFKNVLSGIRRIRAEMNIAPGKTIPLLLADGDATDRARAAKFAAQISFLARVDAPQWIESGADEPAAAAAVVGSMRVLIPLAGLIDLSAEKARLSKEIARIEGEIKKCEGKLGNANFVANAPAEVVAQERQRITDWTTQANALREQAQKLG from the coding sequence ATGGACAAGAGTTTCGAGCCCGGCCAGATCGAATCGAAGTGGTACACCGCCTGGGAAGCCAGCGGCGACTTCAAGCCGTCTGGCCATGGCGACCCGTACTGCATCCTGCTGCCGCCGCCGAACGTCACCGGCACCCTGCACATGGGCCACGCGTTCCAGCAGACCGTGATGGACATGCTGATCCGCTACCAGCGCATGCGCGGCATGAACACGCTGTGGCAGGTCGGTACGGACCACGCCGGTATCGCCACGCAGAAGATCGTGGAGAACCAGCTCGCGGTGGAGAACAAGACGCGCCACGACCTGGGCCGCGACGCCTTCATCGAGCGCGTGTGGCAGTGGAAGGAAGAATCCGGCTCCACCATCACCAACCAGATGCGCCGCCTGGGCGTCGCCGCCGACTGGTCGCGCGAGCGCTTCACCATGGATCCGGGCCTGTCCGAGGCCGTGCGCAAGGTGTTCGTGGAGTGGTATCGCGCGGGCCTGATCTACCGCGGCAACCGCCTGGTGAACTGGGATCCGGCACTGGGTACGGCGGTGTCCGATCTTGAAGTGAACAACGTGGAGCGCGACGGCCATATGTGGTCGATCCGCTACTTCACGGCCGATGGCACGGACAGCGTCGTGGTGGCCACCACGCGTCCGGAAACCATGCTGGGCGACGTGGCCGTGGCCGTGCATCCGGAAGACGAGCGCCACGCGCGCCTGATCGGCCAGATGCTGCGCCTGCCGCTGTCGGGCCGCGAGATTCCCGTCATCGCCGACGACTACGTCGACCGCGAATTCGGTACCGGCTTCGTCAAGATCACCCCGGCGCACGACTTCAACGACTACGCCATCGGCGCACGCCATGGCCTCACGCCGATCAACATCTTCACGCTCGACGCGAAGGTCAACGAGAACGCGCCGGAGAAGTATCGCGGCATGGACCGCTACGAAGCACGCAAGGCCGTGCTCGCGGACCTGGAGGCCGAAGGCCTGCTGGTGGAAACCAAGCCGCACAAACTGCAGGTGCCGGTGAGCCAGCGTTCCGATGCAGTGATCGAGCCGATGCTGACGGACCAGTGGTTCCTTGACCTGACCAGCGAAAAGGGTCGCAAGGAAATCACCGAGCCGGCGCTCGAGGCCGTGCGCGGCGGCGAGATCAAGTTCGTGCCGGAAAACTGGAGCACCACGTACACGCAGTGGCTGGACAACATCCAGGACTGGTGCATCAGCCGACAGCTGTGGTGGGGCCATCGCATCCCGGCGTTCTACGACGAGGCCGGCAACATCTTCGTGGGCGAGGACGAAGCGGACGCACGTGCGCACGCCACCACGCCGCCGGTGGGCGCGCTGCGCCAGGACGAGGACGTGCTCGACACGTGGTTCTCCTCCGCGCTGTGGCCGTTCTCCACGCTGGGCTGGCCGATGGACGGCCCGGTGAAGGACGAGCACGGCAACGTGGTCGCCAACTGGGAAACGGACAACGTGTTCCTGCCCAGCGCCGTGCTGGTCACCGGCTTCGACATCATCTTCTTCTGGGTCGCGCGCATGGTGATGGCGACCAAGTACTTCACCGGTCGCGTGCCGTTCAAGCACGTCTACATCAACGCCATCGTGCGTGATGCGGAAGGCCAGAAGATGTCCAAGTCCAAGGGCAATACGCTCGATCCGCTGGACCTTATCGACGGCATCGAGCTGGAGCCGCTGGTGGCGAAGTCCACCAGGTCGCTGCTGATTCCGCAGGTGCGCGAGAAAGTCGAGAAGCGCATCCGCAAGGATTACCCGGCCGGCATCCCCGCCATCGGCACCGACGCGCTGCGCTTCACCTTCGCCGCGCTGGCCAGCTACAGCCGCACCATCAACTTCGACATCAAGCGTGCCGAAGGCTACAAGGCGTTCTGCAACAAGCTGTGGAACGCCGCGCGCTTCGTGCTGATGAACCTGCCCGAAGGCGAACTCGCCGCGCCGGCCAATGGCCCGGTGACGGAAGCCGAACGCTGGATCCTCACGCGCCTCAAGCAGACGCTCAACGACGTGGAGCAGCACTTCGCCAGCTACCGTTTCGACCTGCTGGCACAGGAGCTCTACGAGTTCACCTGGAACGAGTTCTGCGACTGGTTCCTGGAGCTCTCCAAGCCCGCGCTCAACGGCGACGACGCCGCAGCCGCCGCCTCCACGCGCCACACGCTGGTGGTGGTGCTGGAAACCATCCTTCGCGCGCTGCACCCCATCGTGCCGTTCATCAGCGAAGAGATCTGGCACTCGGTGGCGCCGAAGCTCGGCCTGGACGCCAAGTTCCTGCTCGAGCGCCCGTGGCCGAAGGCCGACGAGATCGTCGCCGACGAAACCGCCACCGCCGAAATCGAATGGTTCAAGAACGTGCTCAGCGGCATCCGCCGCATCCGCGCGGAAATGAACATCGCGCCGGGCAAGACCATCCCGCTGCTGCTCGCCGACGGCGATGCCACCGATCGTGCGCGCGCAGCGAAATTCGCCGCGCAGATCAGCTTCCTGGCCCGCGTGGATGCACCGCAGTGGATCGAATCGGGTGCGGATGAACCGGCCGCCGCCGCCGCGGTGGTGGGTTCGATGCGCGTGCTGATCCCGCTCGCCGGCCTGATCGACCTGAGCGCCGAGAAGGCTCGCCTTTCCAAGGAAATCGCCCGCATCGAAGGCGAGATCAAGAAGTGCGAAGGCAAGCTGGGCAACGCCAATTTCGTCGCCAATGCACCGGCCGAAGTGGTGGCGCAGGAACGTCAGCGCATCACCGACTGGACCACGCAGGCCAACGCACTGCGCGAGCAGGCGCAGAAGCTGGGGTGA
- the rimI gene encoding ribosomal protein S18-alanine N-acetyltransferase: MVAVARPHAEIRAMRRDDVPIVAALEAASYDFPWTAGIFSDCLKAGHPCWVMWVDGIIAGYGVLSVAAGEAHVLNVCVGPHHRGLGLGRFLFRRLLDIARWNGAARVFLEVRPSNPVAQSLYRSIGFEEIGRRPKYYPAKDGREDAIVMALDLQDRSE, translated from the coding sequence ATGGTCGCCGTGGCCCGTCCACACGCCGAAATCCGCGCCATGCGTCGCGACGACGTGCCCATTGTGGCGGCGCTGGAAGCTGCCTCGTATGACTTCCCGTGGACGGCCGGCATCTTCAGTGACTGCCTGAAAGCCGGCCATCCCTGCTGGGTCATGTGGGTGGACGGAATCATCGCCGGCTATGGCGTGCTTTCGGTGGCCGCCGGCGAGGCACATGTGCTCAACGTCTGCGTGGGTCCGCATCACCGCGGCCTGGGCCTGGGCCGGTTCCTGTTCCGTCGCTTGCTGGATATCGCGCGCTGGAACGGCGCGGCCCGGGTGTTCCTGGAAGTGCGCCCGTCCAACCCCGTGGCGCAGAGCCTGTATCGCTCGATCGGCTTCGAGGAGATCGGTCGCCGCCCGAAGTACTACCCGGCGAAAGACGGTCGCGAAGACGCCATCGTGATGGCGCTGGACCTTCAAGACAGGAGTGAGTGA
- the pssA gene encoding CDP-diacylglycerol--serine O-phosphatidyltransferase, protein MTDSKPLSPPRHRGIYLLPNLITTGAMFAGFYAIVASIGGEYSSAAVAVFVAALLDGMDGRVARLTNTQSEFGVQYDSLSDLISFGLAPALVMYTWSLSALKDFGPTWGKIGWAAAFIYAACAALRLARFNTQVGVVDKRYFQGLASPAAAAVCMSFVWSMDKFNVLGADVCFITPVIAVVVGLLMVSRFRYYSFKSLSMGDRVPFLWVLIGVLVLVPFFIDPPRVLFAVFSLYLLSGPVMTLWGRATHRRRRGAA, encoded by the coding sequence ATGACCGACAGTAAGCCCCTCAGCCCCCCGCGTCACCGGGGCATTTACCTGCTGCCGAACCTGATCACGACCGGCGCGATGTTTGCCGGCTTTTACGCGATCGTGGCGAGCATCGGGGGGGAATACAGTTCGGCCGCCGTTGCCGTGTTCGTGGCGGCACTGCTGGACGGCATGGACGGCCGCGTGGCCCGCCTGACCAATACCCAGAGCGAATTCGGCGTGCAGTACGACTCGCTGTCGGACCTGATCAGCTTCGGCCTGGCGCCGGCGCTGGTGATGTACACCTGGTCGCTTTCGGCTCTGAAGGATTTCGGGCCCACCTGGGGCAAGATCGGCTGGGCTGCCGCCTTCATCTACGCCGCCTGCGCCGCCCTGCGCCTGGCACGGTTCAACACCCAGGTAGGCGTGGTCGACAAGCGCTATTTCCAGGGGCTGGCCAGTCCGGCCGCCGCCGCGGTGTGCATGTCCTTCGTGTGGAGCATGGACAAGTTCAACGTGCTTGGCGCCGACGTGTGCTTCATCACGCCGGTCATCGCCGTGGTGGTGGGACTGCTGATGGTCAGCCGTTTCCGCTACTACAGCTTCAAGTCGCTGTCGATGGGCGACCGGGTGCCGTTCCTGTGGGTGCTGATCGGCGTGCTGGTGCTGGTGCCCTTCTTCATCGACCCGCCCCGCGTGCTGTTTGCCGTGTTCAGCCTGTACCTGCTGTCCGGCCCGGTGATGACCCTGTGGGGTCGCGCCACCCACCGTCGCCGCCGGGGTGCCGCCTGA
- a CDS encoding DUF4124 domain-containing protein, producing MRRLLIATTLLLVAPLVAAQAYKWKDANGTVHYSDAPPPQGTNFSKVKTSGSVEAPTAPAPESSAQAGESDAKADKPAQAQLPVMDTPENRAKLCANIKSNMEALKSAAPVVMQDGGQQKVMTADQRSQQLTTNQTQYQQYCSGG from the coding sequence ATGCGTCGCCTGTTGATTGCCACCACGTTGCTGCTCGTCGCGCCTCTGGTTGCCGCCCAGGCGTACAAGTGGAAGGACGCCAACGGCACCGTGCACTATTCCGATGCACCGCCGCCGCAGGGCACCAATTTCAGCAAGGTGAAGACCAGTGGGTCGGTTGAGGCCCCCACCGCCCCTGCGCCGGAAAGCAGCGCCCAGGCCGGCGAATCCGACGCCAAGGCTGACAAGCCTGCGCAGGCCCAGTTGCCGGTGATGGACACCCCGGAGAACCGTGCGAAGCTCTGCGCCAATATCAAGAGCAACATGGAAGCGCTCAAGAGCGCCGCCCCGGTGGTGATGCAGGACGGCGGCCAGCAAAAGGTCATGACCGCCGACCAGCGCTCTCAGCAGCTGACCACCAACCAGACCCAGTACCAGCAGTACTGCTCGGGCGGCTGA
- a CDS encoding proline--tRNA ligase — MRLSQFHLATVKEVPADAEIASHRLMLRTGMIRKLASGLYTWSPLGLRVLRKVEAAVREEMNAAGAIEMLMPTIQPKELWEESGRWAKFGPQLLKIKDRKEQEFCYAPTAEEVITDFARNELKSYKQLPLNFYQIQTKFRDEIRPRFGVMRAREFLMKDAYSFHLSAESLQETYDVMYQAYARIFTRLGLKFRAVQADTGAIGGNASHEFQVLADSGEDALIFSDGSDYAANIEKAEALAPTTTRPAPAAALQRVDTPTQKTIEDVAAFLKVTPQQCVKTILVRGSKGLVALCVRGDHEVNEVKAGKLAEMPGESELATEEEILAATGTRPGFIGPAGLPAGIPVIVDRDAAVLADFVCGGNQDGTHYTGANWDRDAHVTRVEDIRKVVAGDASPDGKGTLQIARGIEVGHVFQLGNKYAEALKATVLDENGKAQVMLMGCYGIGVSRIVAAAIEQCHDEAGIIWPEPMAPWRLAVCVINPKNAPEISQAADALYTSLQARGVDVVLDDRGLRPGAMFADMELIGIPHRVVVSERGLAAGTLEYRARNEAEARPVTQDELFALLG, encoded by the coding sequence ATGCGCCTCAGCCAATTCCACCTGGCCACCGTCAAGGAAGTCCCTGCCGACGCCGAAATCGCCAGCCATCGCCTGATGCTGCGTACCGGCATGATCCGCAAGCTCGCCTCCGGCCTGTACACCTGGTCGCCGTTGGGCCTGCGCGTGCTGCGCAAGGTGGAGGCCGCCGTGCGCGAGGAAATGAACGCCGCCGGCGCGATCGAAATGCTGATGCCCACCATCCAGCCCAAGGAGCTGTGGGAGGAAAGCGGCCGCTGGGCCAAGTTCGGCCCGCAGCTGCTGAAGATCAAGGATCGCAAGGAGCAGGAGTTCTGCTACGCGCCCACGGCCGAGGAAGTCATCACCGATTTCGCGCGCAACGAGCTGAAGAGCTACAAGCAGCTGCCGCTGAACTTCTACCAGATCCAGACCAAGTTCCGCGACGAGATCCGCCCGCGCTTCGGCGTGATGCGCGCGCGCGAGTTCCTGATGAAGGACGCCTACTCCTTCCATCTCAGCGCCGAATCGCTGCAGGAAACCTATGACGTCATGTACCAGGCGTACGCGCGCATCTTCACCCGCCTGGGCCTGAAGTTCCGCGCCGTGCAGGCCGATACCGGCGCCATCGGCGGCAACGCCAGCCACGAATTCCAGGTGCTGGCCGATTCGGGCGAGGATGCGCTGATCTTCTCGGACGGCTCCGATTACGCAGCCAATATCGAGAAGGCCGAGGCTCTGGCGCCCACCACCACGCGCCCGGCCCCCGCCGCCGCACTCCAGCGCGTGGACACGCCCACGCAGAAGACCATCGAGGACGTGGCCGCCTTCCTCAAGGTCACCCCGCAGCAGTGCGTGAAGACCATCCTGGTCCGCGGCAGCAAGGGCCTGGTGGCCCTGTGCGTGCGCGGCGACCACGAGGTCAACGAAGTGAAGGCCGGCAAGCTGGCCGAGATGCCGGGCGAGTCGGAGCTGGCCACCGAGGAGGAAATCCTCGCCGCCACCGGCACCCGCCCCGGCTTCATCGGCCCGGCCGGCCTGCCTGCCGGGATTCCCGTGATCGTCGACCGCGACGCGGCCGTGCTGGCGGACTTCGTCTGCGGCGGCAACCAGGACGGCACCCACTACACCGGCGCCAACTGGGATCGCGACGCCCACGTGACCCGCGTGGAGGACATCCGCAAGGTCGTTGCCGGCGATGCCTCGCCGGACGGCAAGGGCACCCTGCAGATCGCCCGCGGCATCGAAGTGGGCCATGTGTTCCAGCTCGGCAACAAGTACGCCGAGGCGCTCAAGGCCACCGTGCTCGACGAGAACGGCAAGGCGCAGGTGATGCTGATGGGCTGCTACGGCATCGGCGTCAGCCGCATCGTGGCCGCGGCCATCGAGCAGTGCCACGACGAGGCCGGCATCATCTGGCCGGAGCCGATGGCTCCCTGGCGCCTGGCGGTGTGCGTGATCAACCCGAAGAACGCGCCTGAGATCAGCCAGGCCGCCGATGCGCTGTACACGTCGCTGCAGGCCCGTGGCGTCGATGTGGTACTGGACGACCGTGGCCTGCGCCCCGGCGCCATGTTCGCGGACATGGAGCTGATCGGCATCCCGCATCGCGTGGTGGTCAGCGAACGCGGCCTGGCCGCCGGCACGCTCGAATACCGTGCCCGCAACGAAGCCGAAGCCCGTCCGGTCACGCAGGACGAGCTGTTCGCACTGTTGGGCTGA
- a CDS encoding H-NS family nucleoid-associated regulatory protein, with translation MAVDIKNLNHNQLNDLITKAQARQGELRKEKVAKLREKIHALIKAEGYSFEDIFGNARGGKTRRSGGTVAPKYRNPADPEQVWSGRGKRPRWFNDALKAGKKEKDLAI, from the coding sequence ATGGCAGTGGATATCAAGAACCTCAACCATAATCAGCTCAACGACCTCATCACCAAAGCCCAGGCTCGCCAGGGCGAACTGCGCAAGGAAAAGGTCGCCAAGCTGCGTGAGAAAATCCACGCGCTGATCAAGGCCGAGGGTTATTCATTCGAAGATATTTTCGGCAACGCCCGCGGCGGCAAGACGCGTCGCAGCGGCGGCACCGTGGCCCCGAAGTATCGCAACCCGGCCGACCCCGAGCAGGTGTGGTCCGGTCGCGGCAAGCGCCCGCGCTGGTTCAACGATGCGCTGAAGGCCGGCAAGAAGGAAAAGGATCTGGCGATCTGA
- a CDS encoding threonine/serine ThrE exporter family protein produces the protein MNPPVVLTPLALAPLNTRIAFLLELARRLHQYGTAAPRLEDAIGGAAQRLGLLADVWSSPTAIIISFTDLAQGEDEVAQVTQVMRLAPGDVNLARLSDADAIADQVIGGAIDLREGFRQLRELGRPDTRRAQAGVIASYGLAAASVVALLLHSSWADLITAALIGLIIGTITVLSATRPRLAVASEAISALVATTIAIVVSQFVVPLAIKSVILAGLIVLMPGMALTTAVREISSQHLVAGVARMGGAIATLIKLTFGTVAATTLCTAFGIEGRDYALPPLPSWTDYPALIVGAFAFAISFRAARRDWLVVMAAVVVGYLATRWGGALAGKLPAAPFGVFLGGLLLSSLANLYARFVHRPGAIIREPGIILLVPGSTGFRSVSYLLERDTTLGMDTFLLLVTLLIALVAGLLFGDLLIAPRRSL, from the coding sequence ATGAATCCTCCCGTCGTCCTGACGCCGCTGGCCCTGGCGCCACTTAACACGCGCATCGCCTTCCTGCTGGAACTCGCGCGGCGCCTGCACCAGTACGGCACGGCAGCGCCGCGATTGGAGGATGCCATCGGCGGGGCGGCGCAGCGGCTTGGGCTCCTGGCGGATGTGTGGTCCAGTCCCACGGCCATCATCATTTCGTTCACCGATCTGGCGCAGGGCGAGGACGAGGTGGCGCAGGTCACGCAGGTGATGCGCCTGGCGCCGGGCGACGTGAACCTGGCGCGGCTGAGTGATGCGGATGCCATTGCCGACCAGGTGATTGGCGGCGCCATCGATCTGCGCGAGGGTTTTCGGCAGTTGCGCGAGCTGGGGCGGCCGGATACACGCCGCGCGCAGGCGGGCGTGATCGCCAGCTACGGGCTTGCTGCGGCGAGCGTGGTGGCGCTGCTGCTGCACAGCTCCTGGGCGGACCTGATCACGGCGGCGCTGATCGGCCTGATCATCGGCACGATTACCGTGCTTTCCGCCACGCGGCCGCGACTGGCGGTGGCCAGCGAGGCGATCAGCGCGCTGGTGGCCACCACCATTGCCATCGTGGTGAGCCAGTTCGTGGTGCCGCTGGCGATCAAGTCGGTGATCCTGGCTGGCCTGATCGTGCTGATGCCCGGCATGGCGCTCACCACGGCGGTGCGCGAGATATCCAGCCAGCACCTGGTGGCTGGCGTGGCGCGCATGGGTGGCGCTATCGCCACGCTCATCAAGCTCACCTTCGGCACGGTGGCCGCCACCACGTTGTGCACGGCCTTTGGCATTGAGGGGCGCGATTACGCGCTGCCGCCGTTGCCGTCGTGGACGGATTACCCTGCGTTGATCGTCGGCGCCTTCGCCTTTGCCATTTCGTTCCGCGCTGCGCGGCGGGACTGGCTGGTGGTGATGGCGGCGGTGGTGGTGGGCTATCTGGCCACGCGCTGGGGCGGTGCGCTGGCGGGCAAGTTGCCGGCAGCGCCGTTCGGCGTGTTCCTTGGGGGCTTGCTGCTCAGCAGCCTGGCCAACCTGTACGCGCGTTTCGTGCATCGACCGGGCGCGATCATCCGCGAACCGGGGATCATCCTGCTGGTGCCGGGAAGCACGGGATTCCGCAGTGTGTCCTATCTGCTGGAGCGCGATACGACGCTGGGCATGGATACGTTTCTGTTGCTGGTGACCCTGTTAATCGCGCTGGTAGCGGGTTTGCTGTTTGGCGATCTGCTTATCGCACCACGGCGATCACTCTGA
- a CDS encoding NfeD family protein, translated as MEQIALHYLWWIVALVLIAIEVVMPGYFMLWIGIAAGLTGVVVLVLPGMSMLAQALVFAVLAFLSCAVYWYALRPRLMRDEPGDALLNRRGEQKVGQRYVLAEAIVHGRGKAQVGDGLWLVSGPDLPVGSMVEVVGVNGTTLLVRAVE; from the coding sequence ATGGAGCAGATCGCGCTGCATTACCTGTGGTGGATCGTTGCACTGGTGCTGATCGCCATCGAAGTGGTCATGCCCGGCTACTTCATGCTGTGGATCGGCATTGCCGCCGGCCTTACCGGCGTCGTGGTGCTGGTGCTGCCCGGCATGTCGATGCTGGCGCAGGCGCTGGTATTCGCCGTGCTCGCCTTCCTGTCGTGCGCGGTGTACTGGTACGCACTGCGTCCGCGACTGATGCGCGACGAACCGGGCGATGCGCTGCTCAACCGTCGTGGTGAGCAGAAGGTCGGACAGCGGTATGTACTGGCCGAAGCCATTGTCCATGGACGGGGGAAGGCACAGGTGGGTGACGGGCTCTGGCTGGTGTCGGGGCCGGATCTGCCGGTGGGGAGCATGGTGGAGGTGGTGGGGGTGAATGGGACGACGTTGTTGGTGAGGGCGGTGGAGTAG
- a CDS encoding SPFH domain-containing protein yields MGQLFALVVVVVAFIVLAKLVRIVPQGYEWTVERFGRYTRTLTPGLHFLVPFIYSIGRKMNMMEQVLDVPSQDVITKDNAVVRVDGVVFYQVLDAAKAAYEVANLEQAALALVMTNIRTVLGSMDLDESLSQRDAINAKLLKVVDEATHPWGVKVNRIEIKDIAPPRDLVDSMARQMKAEREKRANILEAEGFRQAAVLKADGEKQSTILAAEGRKEAAFREAEARIRLAEAEAEATKMVSEAIANGNVNALNYFVANKYVEALKEMAHSPNQKTLLLPVEATGILGSLAGIAELTKDSLSQQQASNTGRRTPPAMS; encoded by the coding sequence ATGGGACAGCTGTTTGCTCTGGTCGTGGTGGTGGTGGCGTTCATCGTGCTCGCCAAGCTGGTGCGCATCGTGCCGCAGGGTTACGAGTGGACGGTGGAGCGCTTTGGCCGTTACACCCGCACGCTCACCCCCGGCCTGCATTTCCTGGTGCCCTTCATCTACAGCATCGGCCGCAAGATGAACATGATGGAGCAGGTGCTGGATGTTCCGTCGCAGGACGTGATCACCAAGGACAACGCCGTGGTGCGTGTGGATGGCGTGGTGTTCTACCAGGTGCTGGACGCGGCCAAGGCCGCCTATGAAGTGGCCAACCTGGAACAGGCCGCACTGGCGCTGGTGATGACCAACATCCGCACGGTGCTGGGCTCCATGGATCTGGACGAATCACTCAGCCAGCGCGACGCCATCAACGCCAAGCTGCTGAAGGTGGTGGACGAAGCCACGCACCCGTGGGGCGTCAAGGTCAACCGCATCGAGATCAAGGACATTGCGCCGCCGCGCGACCTGGTCGATTCCATGGCCCGCCAGATGAAGGCCGAGCGCGAGAAGCGCGCCAACATCCTGGAGGCCGAAGGCTTCCGCCAGGCCGCCGTGCTCAAGGCCGACGGCGAAAAGCAGTCCACCATCCTGGCCGCCGAAGGCCGCAAGGAAGCCGCCTTCCGCGAAGCGGAGGCCCGCATCCGCCTGGCCGAGGCCGAAGCCGAGGCGACCAAGATGGTGTCCGAGGCGATTGCCAACGGCAACGTCAACGCGCTGAACTACTTCGTTGCCAACAAGTACGTCGAGGCGCTGAAAGAGATGGCGCATTCGCCGAACCAGAAGACCCTGCTGCTGCCGGTGGAAGCCACCGGCATTCTCGGCTCGCTGGCCGGCATCGCCGAGCTCACCAAAGACTCACTCAGCCAGCAACAGGCCAGCAACACCGGCCGCCGCACGCCGCCGGCCATGAGCTGA
- a CDS encoding sensor histidine kinase has translation MRLGLRSLESRMVMLLGFAGVSGALIYAGVTQWPLPQVLVWMRQQGIDLGTPAHFGFYGGLLVSMAFLLPLSLWLGHRVMSPITKLLRALEGAVASYRDGDFSFSIAATRRDELGELIRMHNALGQTLREQRQNLTQRELLLDTVVQNTPVALVLTDASGRVTYANIAARHLFNKGRTLHGLNFAELISDSPEALRRAVEGGEDALLTVEMDGGEETFHLSQRNFRLQGRPHRLQLFRRMTRELSRQEVATWKRVIRVISHELNNSLAPISSMAHSGAELARRGDTARLPGVFATIGERARHLHGFIAGYASFAKLPAPQPTSIDWKPFLDNLSLHCKFQLRGSLPEHPGWFDAAQIEQVLINLVKNAHESGSTDDEVTISLAVVGRDVRIEVADRGPGMSETVLAQALLPFYSTKRSGTGLGLALAREIAEAHGGRIALANREERGLRVSLLLPLGSR, from the coding sequence ATGCGGCTGGGCCTGCGTTCGCTCGAGTCGCGCATGGTGATGCTGCTGGGCTTTGCCGGCGTGTCGGGGGCGCTGATCTATGCCGGCGTCACCCAGTGGCCGCTGCCGCAGGTGCTGGTGTGGATGCGCCAGCAAGGCATCGACCTGGGCACGCCGGCGCACTTCGGTTTCTACGGCGGCCTGTTGGTATCGATGGCGTTCCTGTTGCCACTGTCCCTGTGGCTGGGCCATCGCGTGATGTCGCCGATCACCAAGCTGCTGCGTGCGCTGGAAGGCGCCGTGGCCAGTTATCGTGATGGCGACTTCAGCTTCTCCATCGCCGCCACGCGTCGTGACGAGCTGGGCGAGCTGATCCGCATGCACAACGCGCTGGGCCAGACGTTGCGCGAGCAACGCCAGAATCTGACCCAGCGCGAATTGCTGCTGGACACCGTGGTGCAGAACACGCCGGTGGCGCTGGTGCTGACCGACGCCAGCGGTCGCGTGACCTACGCCAACATCGCGGCGCGCCATCTGTTCAACAAAGGGCGCACGCTGCACGGTCTGAACTTCGCCGAATTGATCAGCGACAGCCCCGAAGCCCTGCGTCGCGCCGTGGAAGGCGGCGAGGATGCCCTGCTCACGGTGGAGATGGACGGCGGCGAGGAAACCTTCCACCTGTCGCAACGCAACTTCCGCCTGCAGGGGCGGCCACACCGCCTGCAGTTGTTCCGCCGCATGACGCGCGAACTGTCGCGGCAGGAAGTGGCGACGTGGAAGCGCGTGATTCGCGTGATCAGCCACGAGCTCAACAACTCGCTGGCGCCCATTTCCTCGATGGCCCATTCGGGCGCCGAGCTGGCGCGTCGCGGCGATACCGCACGCCTGCCCGGCGTGTTCGCCACCATCGGTGAGCGCGCGCGCCACCTGCACGGTTTCATCGCCGGCTACGCCAGTTTTGCGAAGCTGCCGGCGCCGCAGCCGACATCGATCGACTGGAAGCCGTTCCTCGACAACCTGTCTCTGCACTGCAAGTTCCAGCTGCGCGGTTCTCTGCCGGAGCATCCGGGTTGGTTCGACGCCGCGCAGATCGAGCAGGTGCTGATCAACCTGGTGAAGAACGCCCATGAATCGGGCAGCACGGACGACGAAGTGACGATTTCGCTGGCGGTGGTCGGCCGCGACGTGCGCATCGAAGTGGCCGACCGTGGCCCGGGCATGAGCGAGACCGTGCTGGCGCAGGCCCTGCTGCCGTTCTATTCCACCAAGCGCTCCGGTACCGGCCTGGGCCTGGCGCTGGCGCGCGAGATCGCCGAAGCCCACGGTGGCCGCATCGCGCTGGCCAACCGGGAAGAGCGTGGCCTGCGGGTCAGCCTGCTGTTGCCGCTGGGGTCGCGCTGA